In Deltaproteobacteria bacterium GWC2_55_46, a single window of DNA contains:
- a CDS encoding response regulator encodes MVEDNPHDVRFTIEAFKDARVHNKMHVASDGEEAIEYLRRKGRHSRARRPDLVLLDLNLPKKNGREVLEEIKCDPELRKIPVLVLSTSEDEMDIKRAYDLHVNAYIHKPVDLDQFIKVAKAVEDFWFSVAKLPPR; translated from the coding sequence ATGGTGGAGGACAACCCCCATGACGTCAGGTTTACGATAGAGGCGTTCAAGGACGCCAGGGTCCATAACAAGATGCATGTGGCTTCCGACGGGGAAGAGGCCATCGAGTACCTGAGGAGGAAGGGGAGGCATTCCAGGGCGCGAAGACCTGACCTCGTCCTGCTGGACTTGAACCTGCCTAAAAAGAACGGCAGGGAGGTGCTCGAAGAGATAAAGTGCGACCCTGAGTTAAGGAAGATACCCGTGCTGGTCCTTTCTACCTCCGAGGACGAGATGGACATCAAGCGGGCCTATGACCTGCACGTGAACGCCTATATACACAAGCCGGTGGATCTGGACCAGTTCATAAAAGTCGCGAAGGCCGTCGAGGACTTCTGGTTTTCCGTGGCAAAGCTGCCGCCGAGGTAG